A genomic window from Sulfurospirillum multivorans DSM 12446 includes:
- a CDS encoding HDOD domain-containing protein, with product MLEEIAERIKSLPPLPKSFHQMTLICKDPDASVNDLAHVIEEDPMMVANLLKVANSPLYGFRREIKSVVQAVGLFGMSTTRSLVMDMSIKKLLHVDMAPYGITPDEFASISSLQSALMLQWYGKVDASKVDLLFLAALLQETGKILIADEIAKNNETYQFRSEIESCNNIADVERMFVRITSSEVTSRIFKHWKFDKTMVEAIEYTDAIGAAPEAIRPYSFALKVVKTAIPLNAPLSERSVNMALNLLEKEKLDQTLFLGVIQSLKKSY from the coding sequence ATGCTTGAAGAGATAGCTGAGCGCATCAAATCACTTCCACCCCTTCCAAAAAGTTTCCATCAGATGACATTGATCTGCAAAGATCCCGATGCCAGCGTCAACGACCTTGCCCATGTGATCGAAGAAGATCCGATGATGGTCGCGAACCTCTTAAAAGTAGCCAATTCGCCTCTGTATGGTTTTAGACGCGAAATCAAGAGTGTGGTGCAAGCTGTTGGACTGTTTGGCATGTCCACAACCCGTTCTTTGGTCATGGATATGTCGATTAAAAAACTGTTACATGTAGACATGGCGCCGTATGGCATTACGCCTGATGAGTTTGCCTCCATCTCTAGTTTGCAAAGTGCCTTGATGTTGCAGTGGTACGGTAAAGTCGATGCGAGCAAGGTTGATCTTCTGTTCCTTGCGGCGCTTTTGCAAGAGACGGGCAAAATTCTCATTGCCGATGAGATCGCTAAAAATAATGAAACCTATCAATTTCGCTCTGAAATAGAGAGCTGTAATAACATCGCCGATGTCGAGCGTATGTTTGTGCGCATCACCAGCAGTGAAGTAACCTCACGCATTTTCAAACACTGGAAGTTTGATAAAACGATGGTCGAAGCGATCGAGTACACCGATGCGATTGGCGCAGCACCCGAGGCGATTCGTCCGTACTCTTTTGCGCTCAAAGTGGTTAAAACCGCGATTCCTCTCAACGCACCACTGAGTGAGCGCAGTGTGAATATGGCGCTGAACCTTTTAGAAAAAGAAAAATTAGACCAAACGCTGTTTCTTGGTGTGATTCAGTCCCTTAAAAAATCCTACTAA
- a CDS encoding M48 family metallopeptidase: MTNILEYEGQKLSYSIITNKRLKNFYIKIDLIQGVIVKTPSSNTAYIHTLVMQKALWIFAKMRAVKERTTLASLFENEGRVLYLGEPILLHVNQTPESFYREKSIPLVTRLVEEWSFLMGVKPTHVRFRKAKRRWGSCSHTNELSFNLSLAQLPLECITYIVIHELSHIEHKHHQKAFWNCVGEFMPEYKNCEKILKNYSPSLS; encoded by the coding sequence TTGACTAACATTTTAGAGTATGAAGGGCAAAAACTTTCATACTCCATCATCACAAACAAGCGTCTTAAAAACTTCTACATCAAGATAGACCTCATCCAAGGGGTCATCGTCAAAACCCCTTCCTCCAATACAGCCTACATTCATACCTTGGTGATGCAAAAAGCGCTCTGGATCTTTGCAAAAATGAGAGCGGTCAAAGAGCGCACAACACTTGCATCGTTGTTTGAAAATGAAGGAAGAGTGCTCTATTTGGGAGAGCCAATTCTTTTACATGTAAACCAAACGCCTGAGTCTTTTTACAGAGAAAAGAGCATTCCTTTGGTGACACGCCTAGTGGAAGAGTGGAGCTTTTTGATGGGGGTAAAACCCACACATGTCCGCTTTCGAAAAGCTAAAAGGCGATGGGGAAGTTGCAGCCATACCAATGAACTTAGCTTCAACCTAAGCCTTGCGCAACTCCCTCTTGAGTGCATCACCTACATCGTCATCCACGAGCTCTCACATATTGAGCACAAACACCACCAAAAAGCGTTTTGGAACTGCGTGGGTGAGTTTATGCCTGAATATAAAAACTGTGAAAAAATCCTAAAAAATTATTCGCCATCGCTCTCTTAA
- the polA gene encoding DNA polymerase I, which translates to MKTLTIIDTFGFFFRNYFALPQLRNSQGFPTGLLTGFANFIYAIKNEHDTDYLLFALDSKGKNFRHEIDPNYKANRPEAPEDLRRQLPVAISWIEKMGFKCYNEEGFEADDVIASAVRFAKHHDIKVRIVTHDKDLYQLIDDGMVVIYDPMKKMEIDTEKCFEKFGVYPHKINDYLALVGDVADNIPGVKGIGPKGAKKLLDDYETVEGVYENLERIANPRMQAMLEEGRENAFLSKQLVRLDDSLNIADKFESFHLPCDNPLLGIVDELEKYELRHMLSRVRNEALHVKPKESVKTGFNAILLDDAKMLFNTIEGIEDDAIVAFDTETNALDAYNAKIVGFSFAINAEEAYYVPIAHHYLGVGDQISLSDAKKALEALFTHKIVGQNLKFDLAVIENNFGIHDVTIYADTMLLAWLLNPETNVGLDTLALRFFNHAMVKFKEVVAKGENFSSVPLEKACEYASEDAWMTLKLYHKLQEMLEPHLLDLAKAVEFPFIKTLMKMEKEGIKVDAPYFETLLKRTDHAIEALKIEIFALCDANFNLNSTQQLGAVLFEQLGLPTVKKTKTGYSTDENVLNELLDKHPSIAKILEYRELYKLRSTYIEPLLKLSKESPKGRIHTSFMQTGTSTGRLSSKDPNLQNIPVKTELGREVRGGFIAKEGYKLIGIDYSQIELRLLAHFSGDEAMVEAFRSNKDIHKETALKLFGEADAAAKRGVAKSINFGLLYGMGPKRLSETIGISTKEAKSYIDSYFATFPTIKNFLTAIAEGAKKEGFVQTLLGRKRYFDFEHANGMQYAGYLREAVNTVFQGSAADLIKLSMNKIMTTLVDDEAKLLLQIHDELIFEVKEERAEAFATQAQKVMEEIYALKVPLKVSIAIGNNWGELK; encoded by the coding sequence GTGAAAACACTTACCATCATTGATACTTTTGGCTTTTTTTTTAGAAACTACTTCGCACTTCCCCAACTGCGCAACTCCCAAGGCTTTCCCACAGGACTTCTCACAGGATTTGCCAATTTTATCTACGCGATCAAAAACGAGCATGACACCGATTATCTGCTCTTTGCGTTGGACAGCAAAGGCAAGAATTTTCGCCATGAGATTGATCCTAATTACAAAGCCAATCGCCCTGAAGCGCCCGAAGATTTAAGGCGTCAGCTTCCTGTTGCGATTTCGTGGATCGAGAAAATGGGCTTTAAATGCTACAACGAAGAGGGGTTTGAAGCCGATGATGTCATCGCCTCTGCGGTGCGTTTTGCCAAACACCATGACATCAAAGTGCGCATCGTCACACATGATAAAGATTTGTACCAACTCATCGATGATGGTATGGTGGTTATTTACGATCCGATGAAAAAGATGGAGATCGACACCGAAAAATGTTTTGAAAAATTTGGGGTGTATCCGCATAAAATCAATGACTATTTAGCCCTCGTAGGTGATGTTGCCGACAATATCCCTGGTGTCAAAGGCATTGGACCTAAGGGAGCAAAAAAACTTTTGGATGATTATGAGACGGTGGAAGGTGTGTATGAAAACTTAGAGCGCATCGCCAACCCTCGTATGCAAGCGATGTTGGAGGAAGGGCGTGAAAATGCCTTTTTGAGCAAACAGTTGGTGCGCTTGGATGACTCATTAAACATCGCCGATAAGTTTGAGTCTTTTCACCTTCCATGCGATAATCCGCTGCTTGGCATTGTCGATGAACTGGAAAAATACGAACTGCGCCATATGCTCTCTCGTGTGCGCAATGAAGCCTTACATGTAAAACCCAAAGAGAGCGTCAAAACGGGCTTTAACGCGATTTTGCTCGATGATGCAAAGATGCTGTTTAACACCATTGAAGGCATTGAAGACGACGCCATCGTCGCCTTTGATACCGAGACCAATGCGCTAGATGCGTACAATGCGAAGATCGTGGGATTCTCTTTTGCGATCAATGCGGAGGAAGCGTACTACGTTCCCATCGCGCATCACTATTTGGGCGTGGGCGATCAGATCAGTCTGTCAGATGCGAAAAAGGCATTGGAAGCGCTTTTCACCCACAAAATTGTAGGGCAAAATCTCAAATTTGACTTAGCCGTCATCGAAAACAATTTTGGCATCCACGATGTCACAATTTATGCCGATACAATGCTTTTGGCATGGCTGCTCAATCCTGAAACCAATGTGGGGCTTGATACGCTGGCACTGCGCTTTTTCAACCACGCGATGGTGAAGTTTAAAGAGGTCGTTGCCAAAGGTGAAAACTTTAGCAGTGTGCCTTTGGAAAAAGCGTGCGAATATGCCAGTGAAGATGCATGGATGACGCTCAAACTCTACCACAAACTTCAAGAGATGTTAGAGCCGCATCTGCTTGATCTGGCTAAAGCGGTGGAGTTTCCTTTCATTAAAACCTTGATGAAGATGGAAAAAGAGGGCATCAAAGTCGATGCACCTTATTTTGAGACCCTCTTAAAACGTACCGATCATGCTATAGAAGCGCTAAAAATAGAAATATTTGCCCTGTGCGACGCCAATTTTAATCTCAATTCCACCCAGCAACTGGGAGCCGTTTTATTTGAACAACTGGGACTCCCGACCGTAAAAAAGACCAAAACAGGTTACAGTACCGATGAAAATGTGCTCAATGAACTGTTGGATAAACACCCAAGCATCGCGAAGATTTTAGAATACCGAGAGCTTTACAAACTGCGTTCGACCTACATTGAACCATTGCTAAAACTCTCGAAAGAGTCCCCAAAAGGTCGCATTCACACCTCATTTATGCAAACAGGAACGTCTACAGGAAGACTAAGTTCTAAAGACCCAAACCTTCAAAATATTCCTGTTAAAACGGAACTTGGACGCGAAGTGCGTGGCGGGTTTATCGCCAAAGAGGGGTACAAACTCATCGGCATCGACTATTCGCAAATAGAGCTCAGACTTTTGGCGCATTTTAGCGGTGATGAAGCGATGGTGGAAGCATTTCGCTCCAACAAAGACATTCACAAAGAGACCGCACTCAAACTCTTTGGCGAAGCGGATGCGGCCGCCAAACGAGGGGTTGCTAAAAGCATTAACTTTGGACTCTTGTACGGCATGGGACCCAAACGTTTGTCCGAGACAATTGGCATCAGCACCAAAGAGGCGAAGAGTTACATCGACAGCTATTTTGCAACCTTTCCGACGATCAAAAACTTTCTTACTGCGATTGCAGAGGGTGCTAAAAAAGAGGGCTTTGTTCAGACACTCTTGGGGCGAAAGCGCTATTTTGACTTTGAACACGCCAATGGCATGCAATACGCAGGCTACCTTCGCGAAGCGGTCAATACTGTTTTTCAAGGCAGTGCCGCCGATCTCATCAAGCTTTCGATGAATAAAATCATGACGACCCTCGTGGATGATGAGGCAAAATTGTTGCTTCAAATTCACGATGAGCTGATTTTTGAAGTCAAAGAGGAGAGGGCAGAAGCATTTGCTACGCAGGCACAAAAAGTGATGGAAGAGATTTACGCGCTTAAGGTGCCACTCAAAGTATCGATTGCCATAGGCAATAATTGGGGAGAATTGAAATGA
- the uvrA gene encoding excinuclease ABC subunit UvrA, with protein sequence MIKIYGARENNLKNINLEIPKNKLVVFTGLSGSGKSTLAFDTLYAEGQRRYIESLSSYARQFLDRVGKPDVDKIEGLTPAIAIDQKTTSKNPRSTVGTITEIYDYLRLLYARVGKQHCHLCGKEISQMSVADIIEQVLKLPPETKLSILAPLVREKKGSFADMIESLRHKGYVRALIDGVMVRLDEEVELLKTKKHTIKVIIDRVVVREENKERIATDIEKALLESYGEVELDISNADEVGLPTSHIHYSEHLACFDCKISFEPLEPLSFSFNSPKGACPTCDGLGIRYTLDLKKIINEHVSIEEGAIKIFYGFNKSFYAKFLHAFCEGAGINTKIPYEELEEYQQKAILHGGVEDATFFWKKHKLTRKWEGVIKIAYDMLKDEKELGDYMSEKTCDTCGGYRLKKESLAVRLAKKNIADILELPIDQCLAFFKDEKNFASMKAQHKMISEPILKEIKERLYFLFDVGLGYISLGRDARTISGGEAQRIRIASQIGSGLTGVMYVLDEPSIGLHERDTLKLIRTLRSLQKKGNSVIVVEHDKETIKTADFIVDIGPGAGKFGGEVVFQGTNEELLKSNTLTAQYLNGTKVINYRENRKQTRWIELNHVTINNIQNLDVKIPLGNLVAITGVSGSGKSSLILQTLLPVAKEYLNRAKKVNKVAGVECIGLDQLDKVIYLDQSPIGRTPRSNPATYTGVMDEIRALFAKTKEAQIRGYSVGRFSFNVKGGRCEKCQGDGEIKIEMHFLPDIMVKCDVCKGHRYNAQTLEIKYKGKSISDVLSMSVDEAYEFFKAIPKINQKVQTLADVGLGYITLGQNAVTLSGGEAQRIKLAKELSKKDTGNTLYVLDEPTTGLHFADVDRLVKVLHHLTDMGNSVLVIEHNMDVIKNADYMIDMGPEGGSYGGRIIAMGTPFEVARDAEKSESYTGKFLAVELESEKKKP encoded by the coding sequence ATGATAAAAATTTACGGCGCTCGAGAGAATAATCTTAAAAATATCAACCTAGAGATTCCTAAAAATAAGCTCGTCGTTTTTACGGGTTTGAGCGGAAGTGGCAAAAGTACTTTGGCGTTTGATACGCTCTACGCAGAGGGGCAACGTCGCTACATCGAGTCACTTTCCTCGTATGCACGTCAGTTTTTGGACCGTGTGGGAAAACCCGATGTCGATAAAATTGAAGGATTAACGCCTGCGATTGCGATTGACCAGAAGACAACGAGTAAAAACCCTCGCTCCACGGTGGGAACGATTACCGAAATTTATGATTATCTGCGTCTGCTTTACGCGCGTGTAGGAAAACAGCACTGTCATCTTTGCGGTAAAGAGATTTCGCAGATGTCGGTTGCTGACATCATCGAGCAGGTATTAAAACTCCCACCCGAGACAAAACTTTCCATCTTGGCACCCCTCGTGCGTGAGAAAAAAGGCAGTTTTGCGGACATGATCGAATCGTTGCGTCATAAAGGTTACGTGCGTGCTCTGATTGATGGCGTTATGGTACGTTTGGATGAAGAAGTTGAGCTTTTAAAAACTAAAAAGCATACTATTAAAGTCATTATTGACCGTGTGGTGGTGCGTGAAGAGAACAAAGAGCGAATCGCTACAGACATTGAAAAAGCACTTTTGGAGAGTTATGGCGAAGTCGAACTGGACATCTCCAATGCCGATGAAGTAGGGCTTCCAACCTCTCACATTCATTATAGTGAGCATCTGGCATGTTTTGATTGTAAGATCAGTTTTGAACCCCTCGAGCCGCTCTCCTTTTCGTTTAACTCTCCTAAGGGTGCGTGTCCAACGTGCGATGGTTTGGGCATTCGCTACACGCTGGATTTGAAAAAAATCATCAATGAGCATGTGAGCATCGAAGAGGGTGCGATTAAAATATTTTACGGGTTTAACAAAAGCTTTTATGCCAAATTTTTACACGCCTTTTGTGAGGGTGCGGGGATTAATACCAAGATACCGTATGAAGAGTTAGAGGAGTACCAACAAAAAGCCATTTTGCACGGTGGTGTGGAAGATGCGACCTTCTTTTGGAAAAAACATAAACTGACCCGCAAATGGGAAGGTGTGATCAAAATCGCCTACGATATGCTCAAAGATGAAAAAGAGCTCGGTGATTATATGAGTGAAAAGACGTGCGACACGTGTGGTGGGTACCGTCTCAAAAAAGAGAGTTTGGCGGTTCGTTTGGCAAAGAAAAATATCGCCGATATTTTGGAGCTTCCGATCGATCAGTGTTTAGCTTTTTTCAAAGACGAGAAAAACTTTGCTTCGATGAAAGCCCAGCACAAGATGATCTCGGAGCCTATTTTAAAAGAGATTAAAGAGCGTCTTTACTTCTTATTTGATGTAGGATTGGGTTATATCAGCCTTGGACGCGACGCACGTACGATCAGTGGCGGTGAGGCGCAACGGATTCGCATCGCTTCGCAGATTGGTAGTGGTTTGACAGGCGTTATGTATGTCCTTGATGAGCCCAGCATCGGTTTGCACGAGCGCGATACGCTTAAGCTCATCCGAACACTTCGTAGTTTGCAGAAAAAAGGCAACTCGGTTATTGTGGTTGAGCATGACAAAGAGACGATTAAAACCGCAGATTTTATTGTCGACATTGGTCCTGGGGCTGGAAAGTTTGGGGGTGAAGTGGTCTTTCAAGGCACCAACGAAGAGCTTTTAAAAAGCAATACGCTCACCGCGCAATACCTCAATGGCACAAAAGTGATTAATTACCGTGAGAACCGAAAACAGACGCGTTGGATCGAGCTTAATCATGTCACGATCAACAATATTCAAAACCTTGATGTCAAAATTCCACTGGGAAATCTTGTCGCCATTACAGGTGTGAGCGGGAGTGGTAAGAGCTCCTTGATTCTTCAAACCTTGCTTCCTGTGGCCAAAGAGTATCTTAACCGTGCAAAAAAAGTGAACAAAGTTGCGGGTGTTGAGTGTATAGGACTCGATCAACTCGATAAAGTGATTTATCTGGATCAAAGCCCGATTGGTAGGACACCTAGAAGTAATCCTGCAACCTATACAGGCGTGATGGATGAGATCAGGGCTCTGTTTGCGAAAACCAAAGAGGCGCAAATTCGTGGTTACAGTGTCGGTCGATTTTCGTTTAACGTGAAGGGTGGACGTTGTGAGAAGTGCCAAGGCGATGGCGAGATCAAGATAGAGATGCACTTTTTACCCGACATCATGGTCAAGTGTGATGTCTGTAAAGGCCATCGCTACAACGCGCAAACCTTGGAAATCAAGTACAAAGGCAAATCCATTTCGGACGTTTTAAGTATGAGTGTTGATGAAGCGTATGAGTTTTTCAAAGCAATTCCTAAAATTAACCAAAAAGTGCAAACGTTGGCAGATGTTGGTTTGGGCTACATTACCCTAGGTCAAAATGCGGTGACCCTCAGTGGTGGTGAAGCACAACGCATCAAGCTTGCCAAAGAGCTCAGCAAAAAAGATACAGGCAATACCTTGTACGTTTTGGATGAGCCAACGACGGGTTTACACTTCGCCGATGTCGATAGATTGGTCAAAGTGTTACACCATCTCACAGATATGGGTAACTCGGTTTTGGTCATTGAACACAATATGGATGTCATCAAGAATGCAGACTATATGATCGATATGGGACCAGAGGGTGGAAGCTATGGAGGGCGTATAATCGCGATGGGAACGCCATTTGAAGTCGCAAGAGATGCTGAGAAATCTGAAAGTTATACGGGAAAATTTTTAGCAGTCGAATTGGAGTCAGAAAAGAAAAAGCCTTAG
- a CDS encoding cation:dicarboxylate symporter family transporter, with protein MCVVAKSDWKRYTLKSLAFWVVFAIITGILFGIYDPAMAVKAKPGIDWFIQILKWLVGPIIFLTIISGIVGLESLKEVGSIGFKAFVYFEIVSTFALAIGVLFGNLFGPGNGMNLSVESLDANSVAKFTNANQEVGSFLSILKSAIPHDPITPFIHGNTLQVLVMALTLAILISAFGGKHKPTILKPLEIAQNFFFKILTILMWLSPIASFSAMAFLIGKFGIASLINMASLLGVMAISVLAFIFGVLGIIMAIFKINIFKFMRFIAKEVLIVFATSSSESALAPLMKRLEAAGVSRGTTGLVIPTGYSFNLDCTNIYLSLSIIFISQAFNIPLTLAEELSIIFILMVTSKGAVGVTGSGFIVLAGTLSAMGGAIPVVTVAVLLGVDKFMSEMRAVGNLCGNAVAAVVVGAWDKQIDMEKFKYALDHPESVEDAIPG; from the coding sequence ATGTGTGTTGTAGCAAAAAGTGATTGGAAACGTTATACCCTTAAAAGCTTGGCTTTTTGGGTTGTTTTTGCCATTATTACGGGGATTTTGTTTGGTATTTATGATCCGGCAATGGCGGTTAAAGCGAAGCCAGGAATTGATTGGTTTATTCAAATCCTTAAATGGCTGGTTGGTCCGATTATCTTTTTAACGATTATCTCGGGTATCGTAGGGCTTGAGAGTCTTAAAGAGGTTGGTTCTATCGGTTTTAAAGCGTTTGTCTATTTTGAAATTGTGAGTACCTTTGCTTTGGCGATTGGTGTACTTTTTGGCAATCTTTTTGGCCCAGGAAACGGTATGAACCTCTCGGTTGAATCCTTGGATGCTAACAGCGTTGCAAAGTTTACAAACGCTAACCAAGAAGTTGGCTCCTTTCTGTCGATTTTAAAAAGTGCTATTCCGCACGATCCTATCACGCCATTTATCCATGGTAACACACTGCAAGTGCTTGTGATGGCATTGACCTTAGCGATTTTGATCTCTGCTTTTGGTGGAAAACATAAGCCAACCATTTTAAAGCCTCTGGAAATTGCACAAAACTTCTTCTTCAAAATCTTAACCATTTTGATGTGGCTCAGTCCCATTGCAAGTTTCAGTGCGATGGCATTTTTGATCGGTAAATTTGGCATTGCATCCCTCATTAATATGGCAAGTTTACTCGGTGTTATGGCGATCTCTGTACTCGCGTTTATCTTTGGTGTGCTTGGTATCATCATGGCAATCTTTAAGATCAACATCTTCAAGTTTATGCGTTTTATCGCTAAAGAGGTCTTGATCGTCTTTGCAACCTCTTCAAGTGAATCAGCGCTCGCGCCACTCATGAAACGACTTGAAGCAGCAGGTGTGAGCAGAGGAACGACGGGTCTTGTTATTCCTACGGGGTATTCGTTTAACCTTGATTGTACGAACATCTATCTCTCCTTGTCGATCATCTTTATCTCTCAAGCGTTTAACATTCCATTAACCCTTGCAGAAGAGCTTTCGATCATCTTTATCCTTATGGTCACTTCAAAAGGTGCCGTGGGTGTGACAGGTTCTGGCTTTATCGTGCTTGCTGGTACGCTTTCGGCAATGGGTGGCGCAATTCCTGTGGTCACCGTTGCGGTTCTTTTGGGTGTGGATAAATTTATGAGCGAGATGCGAGCGGTTGGAAACCTGTGTGGAAATGCAGTGGCAGCCGTTGTTGTCGGTGCTTGGGACAAACAGATTGATATGGAAAAATTCAAATACGCACTTGATCATCCCGAAAGCGTAGAAGACGCCATTCCTGGTTGA
- a CDS encoding manganese efflux pump MntP produces the protein MIEVLLLAFALSMDAFAVSIGLGAKQNGYTTKALALKAGLFFGIFQALMPLIGYAGGKGVLGFVSEYAHYIAFGLLLLIGAKMIYEGLNEGVGEELAKITNKIMLTLAIATSIDAMAAGFSLMLLDLNPLLACVIIGLTTFIISFIGVHVGKLTGTWLESRAEIFGGVILVAIGFRILFF, from the coding sequence ATGATCGAAGTTTTACTGTTAGCATTTGCCTTAAGTATGGACGCTTTTGCAGTCTCCATCGGTCTTGGGGCTAAACAAAATGGTTATACGACCAAAGCACTAGCCCTTAAAGCGGGGCTCTTTTTTGGTATTTTTCAAGCACTGATGCCACTCATTGGTTACGCAGGTGGAAAAGGTGTGCTTGGTTTTGTGAGCGAATACGCGCACTACATCGCATTTGGACTCTTGCTGCTCATTGGTGCGAAGATGATCTACGAAGGGCTCAATGAAGGTGTTGGCGAAGAGCTTGCAAAGATTACCAATAAAATCATGCTCACCTTAGCGATTGCAACGAGCATTGACGCGATGGCGGCTGGGTTTAGTTTGATGCTTTTAGACCTCAATCCGCTGCTCGCCTGTGTCATCATCGGCTTGACCACCTTTATCATCAGCTTCATCGGTGTGCATGTGGGAAAACTAACAGGAACGTGGTTGGAGAGCAGAGCGGAGATTTTTGGTGGCGTAATTTTGGTGGCGATTGGATTTCGAATTCTGTTTTTTTAA
- a CDS encoding sulfite exporter TauE/SafE family protein translates to MLVGLAFFGILVGFSSGFFGIGGGTILVPALIYFGYDIKMAIGISVMQMIFSSMFGSYHNHKAGSLALKSGLILGLGSFIGAAFSGMIVDAMPHLALLILFAVILLLSIYKMFTASLEPQLCPNESTFLLLFIGVFVGAISISTGTGGAIFLTPALVGFLGWDIKKAVGTTLFFVIFGSISGFISLSAHGYVDYAVGAAIGLGSVIGVYFGVKLSHRIDKKMQKRALLILYTVMFILTFNKILSEMNIL, encoded by the coding sequence ATGTTGGTGGGGCTTGCGTTCTTTGGTATTTTAGTAGGATTTTCGTCTGGTTTTTTTGGTATCGGCGGCGGTACCATTTTAGTACCGGCGTTAATCTATTTTGGCTATGATATCAAAATGGCGATTGGCATCTCCGTGATGCAGATGATTTTCAGCTCCATGTTCGGCTCGTATCACAACCATAAAGCAGGAAGTTTGGCGCTCAAAAGCGGACTTATCTTAGGGCTAGGCTCCTTTATCGGCGCTGCTTTTAGCGGTATGATCGTCGATGCAATGCCCCATTTAGCGCTTTTAATTCTCTTTGCAGTTATTTTACTGCTCTCTATTTATAAAATGTTTACTGCAAGCCTTGAGCCGCAACTTTGCCCCAACGAATCCACCTTTTTGCTTCTGTTTATCGGAGTGTTTGTGGGTGCTATTTCTATTAGTACGGGAACGGGCGGAGCTATTTTCCTCACCCCTGCACTGGTCGGCTTTTTGGGATGGGACATTAAAAAAGCGGTTGGAACGACCCTCTTTTTTGTGATTTTTGGCTCTATTTCAGGCTTTATTAGTCTCTCCGCGCATGGGTATGTGGATTATGCGGTGGGTGCGGCGATTGGTCTTGGTTCAGTGATTGGTGTTTATTTTGGTGTTAAACTATCGCACCGCATCGATAAAAAGATGCAAAAACGCGCATTGTTGATCTTGTATACGGTTATGTTTATCCTAACCTTCAATAAAATTTTAAGTGAGATGAATATCCTATGA
- a CDS encoding cation:dicarboxylate symporter family transporter → METFTAKKVTRKNWTHYTIKSLAFWVVVAIISGVTLGMVDPSLAVKAKPGIDWFIQVLKWLVGPIIFLTIISGIVGLESLKEVGSIGLKAFVYFEVVSTFALAIGVLFGNILKPGHGMNLSVESLDASSVANFTKTGQETATAWSILKSAIPHDPITPFLHGNTLQVLVMALVLAVLLSAFGGKYKPVILKPLEQVQNVFFKILTFVMWLSPLASFSAMAFLIGKFGIASLIGMASLLGVMLISVLVFLFGVLGIILWFFKINVFKFMRFIAKEVLIVFATSSSESALAPLMRKLEAAGVSRGTTGLVIPTGYSFNLDCTNIYLSLSIIFLAQAFNIPLTLSHELSIIFILMVASKGAVGVTGSGFIVLAGTLSAMGDVIPVVTVAVLLGVDKFMSEMRAVGNLCGNAVAAVIVGAWDKQIDMEKFKYTLDHPESVEDVIPL, encoded by the coding sequence TTGGAAACATTCACTGCAAAAAAAGTAACCCGTAAAAATTGGACACACTATACGATTAAAAGCTTGGCTTTTTGGGTGGTTGTGGCAATTATCTCCGGTGTGACGCTTGGTATGGTTGATCCTTCTCTTGCGGTAAAAGCAAAGCCGGGGATTGATTGGTTTATTCAGGTTTTAAAATGGTTGGTGGGACCGATTATCTTTTTAACGATTATCTCAGGTATTGTTGGGCTTGAGAGTCTTAAAGAGGTTGGCTCTATTGGGCTTAAGGCGTTTGTCTATTTTGAAGTGGTGAGTACGTTTGCGCTTGCCATTGGCGTGCTCTTTGGAAATATTCTCAAACCAGGGCATGGAATGAACCTTAGCGTTGAGTCTTTGGACGCTTCGAGTGTGGCAAATTTTACAAAAACAGGGCAAGAGACTGCAACGGCGTGGAGCATTCTTAAAAGTGCCATTCCGCATGATCCGATTACCCCCTTTTTGCATGGCAATACCCTTCAAGTTTTGGTGATGGCGCTGGTTTTAGCGGTTCTTCTCTCGGCGTTTGGTGGCAAGTACAAACCTGTCATCTTGAAACCACTAGAACAGGTACAAAACGTTTTCTTTAAAATTTTAACGTTTGTCATGTGGCTAAGCCCACTGGCGAGTTTTAGCGCGATGGCATTTTTGATTGGTAAATTTGGCATTGCTTCTTTAATTGGTATGGCAAGTTTACTGGGCGTTATGCTGATTTCGGTTTTGGTCTTTTTATTTGGTGTTCTTGGCATCATCTTGTGGTTTTTCAAAATCAATGTCTTTAAATTTATGCGTTTTATTGCCAAAGAAGTGTTAATCGTCTTTGCAACCTCTTCGAGCGAATCGGCCTTGGCACCGTTGATGCGCAAACTAGAAGCAGCGGGGGTGAGTCGCGGAACCACGGGACTTGTGATTCCAACGGGCTATTCGTTTAACCTTGATTGTACCAACATCTACCTCTCGCTCTCCATCATCTTTTTGGCGCAAGCCTTTAACATTCCTCTCACGCTTTCCCATGAGCTCTCCATCATCTTTATTTTGATGGTGGCGTCCAAAGGTGCGGTGGGTGTCACGGGCTCAGGCTTTATCGTGCTAGCAGGCACACTCTCTGCGATGGGCGATGTGATCCCTGTGGTGACGGTGGCGGTACTCCTTGGCGTTGATAAATTTATGAGCGAGATGCGCGCTGTCGGTAACCTGTGTGGTAACGCCGTGGCGGCGGTGATCGTTGGTGCTTGGGATAAACAGATCGATATGGAAAAATTCAAATACACACTGGATCACCCCGAAAGCGTTGAAGACGTCATTCCTTTGTAG